In Hemitrygon akajei chromosome 17, sHemAka1.3, whole genome shotgun sequence, one DNA window encodes the following:
- the LOC140740895 gene encoding Fanconi anemia core complex-associated protein 24-like isoform X1 — protein sequence MDALLNLSVCNTPVRAGASAVPFGHVIVNEKWRGSELALGCQGRITVVFEDGLGLVDFHLSKRLCVLYISEADLVAGNSYKKKLVQFRNASTLNGIVLVEKTRLSEQYFAGVQKFVVLELGLTLLPVASQSEASQLIAQLVHEESRDRDHNPFLRNSRSILSDAGILASVQKIPGVGKVKAMNLLCRFPSIQQLSVATQEELEPVTGPNVAQQITEFFSPVP from the exons ATGGATGCATTACTGAATTTGAGTGTGTGTAACACTCCGGTCCGAGCAGGGGCCAGCGCAGTTCCCTTTGGACACGTGATTGTGAATGAGAAGTGGAGGGGTTCAGAGCTGGCTCTTGGCTGTCAGG GCAGGATTACTGTTGTCTTTGAGGATGGTTTGGGCCTGGTCGATTTCCACCTCTCCAAACGACTCTGTGTCTTGTACATTTCTGAGGCAGACCTCGTGGCTGGAAATAGTTACAAGAAGAAACTTGTGCAATTTCGGAAT GCGAGTACGTTGAACGGGATAGTGCTAGTGGAGAAGACTCGGCTGAGTGAGCAATATTTTGCTGGAGTGCAGAAATTTGTCGTGTTGGAACTGGGCCTGACGCTGTTACCTGTGGCCAGTCAGTCTGAGGCTTCACAGCTCATTGCCCAGCTG GTACATGAGGAGAGTAGGGACCGGGACCACAATCCATTTCTGCGTAACAGCCGCTCTATTTTGTCTGACGCTGGGATCCTCGCCTCCGTCCAGAAGATTCCTGGAGTCGGGAAGGTGAAAGCCATGAATCTCCTCTGTCGGTTCCCCAGTATCCAGCAGCTCAGTGTTGCTACACAAGAGGAGCTGGAGCCGGTAACCGGACCAAATGTGGCTCAGCAGATCACGGAGTTCTTTTCACCAGTCCCCTGA